From a single Brassica rapa cultivar Chiifu-401-42 chromosome A01, CAAS_Brap_v3.01, whole genome shotgun sequence genomic region:
- the LOC103841677 gene encoding uncharacterized protein LOC103841677, whose protein sequence is MDPTLNDHQELEQIEAIDDLLEDFWFFDNLLDRRSRILRYCHSDPYPLSPSSSSTCPKPEFSKIGDSDSDKKLLNAPTEGDSVPLPCIVNKEGGREPEKINKMRRQFSEKLRVHERRAYLQKKEPMVREKGNRESSKKNRTGINSSCNNNSVQCCSMGGSLQRTQTLPSYIGREDVGNEFQDQEIDDSRMGFLIREAIASSSSEFTPTKQNTPKSSSIPRPRPPRHSRSEEAIQEMVIKSQRKPNGKTLRKTLSSVDTKELLMLKDLDVTESETKQEKDEEEQRRIPRAAVKSRSAAVVGQPIPVWVPKESRRDMKAQIKFWARTVASNVRQEC, encoded by the exons atggatCCTACTTTGAATGATCATCAAGAGTTGGAACAAATCGAAGCTATTGATGATCTTCTTGAAGATTTCTGGTTCTTTGATAACTTACTTGACAGAAGATCAAGAATCTTGAGGTATTGTCATTCAGATCCTTACCCtctttctccttcttcctcttccacTTGTCCGAAAcccgaattctcaaaaattGGAGATTCGGATTCAGACAAGAAGCTTCTAAATGCTCCCACCGAGGGAGACTCGGTTCCACTACCGTGTATAGTGAATAAAGAAGGTGGAAGAGAGCCTGAGAAGATAAACAAGATGAGAAGGCAGTTCTCTGAGAAGCTTAGGGTTCACGAACGAAGAGCTTACTTGCAAAAGAAGGAACCTATGGTTCGAGAGAAGGGAAATAGAGAAAGCTCTAAAAAGAACAGAACTGGTATTAATAGTAGTTGTAATAACAATAGTGTCCAGTGTTGTTCGATGGGAGGGAGTTTACAGAGAACTCAGACGTTACCTAGTTACATAGGAAGAGAAGATGTCGGAAATGAGTTTCAAGATCAAGAGATTGACGATTCGAGGATGGGTTTCTTGATCCGTGAAGCCATCGCTAGCTCTTCTTCTGAGTTTActccaacaaaacaaaacacaccaaAG AGTTCAAGCATCCCAAGGCCTAGACCACCGAGACACTCGAGATCAGAAGAAGCTATACAAGAAATGGTCATCAAGTCACAAAGAAAACCAAATGGTAAAACGCTGCGTAAGACGCTAAGCAGCGTCGACACGAAAGAGCTTCTGATGTTGAAGGACTTGGACGTTACTGAGTCGGAGACGAAACAAGAAAAAGATGAGGAAGAACAGAGGAGGATCCCACGCGCAGCCGTGAAAAGCCGGTCTGCAGCGGTGGTGGGTCAGCCTATTCCAGTTTGGGTTCCAAAGGAGTCAAGAAGAGACATGAAAGCTCAGATCAAGTTTTGGGCTCGAACCGTTGCAAGTAATGTTCGACAAGAATGCTGA
- the LOC103841697 gene encoding ras-related protein RABA1g produces MATYTADDDYDFLYKVVLIGDSGVGKSNLLSRFTRNEFSLESKSTIGVEFATRTIHVDDKIVKAQIWDTAGQERYRAITSAYYRGAVGALLVYDVTRHVTFENVERWLKELRDHTDANIVIMLVGNKADLRHLRAVSTEDATVFAEREKTFFMETSALEALNVEDAFTQLLSQIYRVASKKALDVGDDDRSGVPKGQSVNVGSKGDVSEVKKIGCCSS; encoded by the exons ATGGCGACGTATACAGCTGACGACGATTACGATTTCCTCTACAAGGTGGTACTAATCGGAGACTCCGGCGTCGGCAAATCCAACCTCCTCTCTCGATTCACCCGCAACGAGTTCAGCCTCGAGTCCAAATCCACCATCGGCGTCGAGTTCGCCACCAGAACCATTCACGTCGACGACAAAATCGTCAAAGCTCAGATTTGGGACACCGCCGGTCAAGAAAG ATACCGAGCGATCACTAGTGCATACTATCGAGGAGCTGTAGGAGCATTACTTGTGTACGATGTTACGAGGCATGTGACGTTTGAGAACGTTGAGAGGTGGCTCAAGGAGCTTAGAGACCACACTGACGCCAACATTGTTATTATGCTCGTTGGGAACAAGGCTGATCTGCGTCATCTCAGAGCTGTTTCTACCGAGGATGCTACGGTCTTTGCGGAGAGGGAGAAGACTTTCTTTATGGAGACGTCTGCGCTTGAAGCTTTGAACGTGGAGGATGCTTTCACTCAGCTGCTTTCTCAGATATACCGTGTGGCTAGCAAGAAGGCTTTGGATGTTGGTGATGATGATCGGTCTGGTGTCCCTAAAGGACAGAGTGTTAATGTCGGGTCTAAGGGGGATGTGTCTGAGGTTAAGAAGATTGGTTGCTGCTCGAGTTGA
- the LOC103841709 gene encoding protein IQ-DOMAIN 1: protein MGSGWLLRSLICFKAEKHKKSNQSNVHSETLNRVKPVESSSASTTLTVEIAATRIQKAFRAYKARKRLCSLKSARRFNALIQGHTVRNQTSIALNVMHSWCDIQSQIRARRMYMVTQGRLQNKRLENRLKLEIKLHEIEVEWCGGSETMDEILARIQQREEATVKRERAMAYAFSHQWRANATQYLGQASFNLDKENWGWSWKERWIAARPWEIRTQCLVAKPIKPATKREKLSPPNVSTKKTSAKPGLPNTKEAAKSRTPGSG from the exons ATGGGATCTGGATGGTTGCTCCGGTCTCTCATATGTTTCAAAgcagaaaaacataaaaaatcaaaccaaaGCAAC gtacACTCTGAAACATTAAACCGTGTCAAACCGGTCGAATCAAGCTCAGCTTCCACTACTCTTACCGTAGAGATCGCTGCTACTCGCATTCAAAAGGCTTTTAGAGCATACAAGGCGAGAAAAAGACTATGCAGCTTGAAGAGCGCAAGGAGATTTAACGCACTGATCCAAGGCCATACGGTGAGGAACCAAACTTCGATTGCACTCAATGTGATGCATTCTTGGTGCGATATACAGAGTCAGATAAGAGCACGGCGTATGTATATGGTGACACAAGGTAGACTCCAGAACAAAAGATTGGAGAATCGGTTGAAGCTGGAGATCAAGCTTCATGAGATAGAAGTTGAATGGTGTGGAGGGTCTGAAACAATGGATGAGATTCTTGCGAGGATACAACAGAGAGAAGAAGCTACAGTGAAGCGTGAACGTGCAATGGCCTACGCTTTTTCTCACCAG tggAGAGCTAATGCTACACAGTATCTAGGTCAAGCTTCGTTTAACCTTGACAAAGAAAACTGGGGATGGAGTTGGAAAGAACGGTGGATCGCAGCTCGACCTTGGGAGATTAGGACCCAATGCCTAGTCGCTAAACCGATCAAACCGGCTACAAAACGGGAGAAATTATCACCACCCAATGTGAGCACAAAGAAAACATCCGCTAAACCGGGTTTGCCAAACACCAAGGAAGCTGCAAAATCCAGAACGCCCGGTTCCGGATGA
- the LOC103841688 gene encoding F-box/kelch-repeat protein At3g04660 yields the protein MEMVKRSKKQDEINVNDPFMTLQNDMNVEILMKLPPGSIARLHFASKHLSSIILGKEFTELYKTRSSTQPRHLVSVHGGHPYVWMHRFHSISQEYPSSNHDKVSCSVDPYGPCLATYDFTPPVRGLIFGRHCSNMVVGNPGTGQFVFLPRVETTHQCILCVFGYDPVNDVYKVLCMTVVTKHTPCVAMSEVHQVITVGAKEKWRRVECKYPYHHYPGYQEICRDGVIYYLASYKGKKSLMRFDLSSEDFNVTKLPEDQKLQRFGEMVNHTGKITVATTLLGCIDPVDLWVLEDVNKEVWSKTVVVVPSLPERFGMSYEFVFKGILGTGEMIFAPRTTPSPSPNPFFFLCYNPEGGKFRKIEIDELVDYPVFIQVFVDHVESYMVLSRVC from the coding sequence ATGGAAATGGTCAAGAGGTCTAAGAAACAAGACGAAATTAATGTAAACGATCCGTTTATGACGCTTCAAAATGACATGAACGTAGAGATTCTCATGAAACTGCCGCCGGGATCCATAGCCAGGCTCCATTTCGCTTCTAAACACTTGTCATCGATAATCCTCGGCAAAGAGTTCACCGAGTTGTACAAGACTCGATCTTCGACTCAGCCGCGTCATCTTGTCTCAGTGCACGGTGGCCACCCGTACGTGTGGATGCACCGCTTTCACTCCATCTCTCAAGAGTATCCGTCTTCTAATCATGACAAGGTTAGTTGTAGTGTGGATCCGTATGGACCGTGTCTAGCGACGTATGACTTTACTCCACCTGTTCGCGGCTTGATCTTTGGTCGGCACTGTAGCAATATGGTGGTCGGGAACCCTGGCACGGGTCAGTTCGTATTTTTACCTAGAGTCGAAACGACGCATCAATGCATATTATGTGTTTTTGGATATGATCCAGTTAATGATGTGTACAAAGTGTTGTGCATGACGGTGGTAACTAAACACACACCTTGTGTTGCTATGTCGGAGGTGCATCAAGTGATCACTGTAGGAGCCAAAGAAAAATGGAGGAGGGTCGAGTGTAAGTATCCATATCATCATTATCCTGGATATCAAGAGATATGCAGGGATggagttatatattatttagctTCTTACAAAGGAAAAAAATCTCTAATGAGGTTTGATCTGAGTTCTGAAGACTTTAATGTTACTAAGCTACCCGAGGATCAGAAGCTTCAACGGTTTGGTGAGATGGTGAATCACACTGGAAAGATAACCGTAGCGACGACTCTACTAGGATGTATTGATCCAGTTGACCTATGGGTTCTGGAAGATGTCAACAAAGAAGTATGGTCAAAAACTGTTGTCGTGGTGCCTTCTCTTCCAGAAAGATTTGGAATGTCTTATGAGTTCGTGTTCAAGGGTATACTTGGAACTGGGGAGATGATATTCGCACCGAGGACAACCCCATCCCCATCCCCTAAcccgtttttttttctttgttacaaTCCGGAGGGGggaaaattcagaaaaattgagattgatgaaCTTGTAGATTACCCTGTGTTTATCCAAGTCTTTGTCGATCATGTAGAGAGTTATATGGTTCTGTCAAGGGTATGTTAA